The Eublepharis macularius isolate TG4126 chromosome 3, MPM_Emac_v1.0, whole genome shotgun sequence genome has a window encoding:
- the CENPJ gene encoding centromere protein J → MVTSADLSWEENLAAHWMSSASRAGVILNPPFLSLKTTRAINVENDSSFAVNSLHSSSSASLTTDSLHGEEVLESCEEKLDGAKMLFPLSLTKKESMLMVKEGSAQREALQHNFEYSRLDDMQDGCCNEPLTQKLEQLKGFQQLKQEELKRQQMEQIQRLMEEQQKLLSMVSEQQAHTGVAVTENDMSQQYSQSARLSPTPYFPPCRVGNGVPRDLGSCVSPAGQTDSLQMLNDQIPKGISSADPSYENWPLETQNKLEVLDHTSISGGSSRSPEPNLAGSTDGSNNSKSPGNRETSRNLTGRKCLETLNAEERPIPTSIQERKLTFEELLEEQIRLEEQRLSQKGNRKDVGRSACQQAVPKQPFLKRGEGLTRFTGTKSKVAKQKENKTALHPKTSEVSNMVKADKPQLHRKIAPLNKETVSDNSVLKKGNQRVKSKKASAILAQKTTINRNCVGKAIPLSTRQNPTEKKLGPLKDSLGTEKNKEDIMELVKLNEAGSKLSGETPKSPTKSSRSFSHPKHHTDCSEKDSELSFELSFQKKLENWDTENEKEKIELDEFLFLEQAADEISFTSNSSLILKILDQGQQISTGHRMSSTPIKSGPPQQRPDVLGVAEVNKREELASQQGSKERDRGPAAEAQATVTLKDHLNKIDTKILWAFPSTQFQEDDSDGSSEATSDSEEEFETTIKPAREEAKALALNSRGDSPEFSECKGQDKGTSRGANLDLREKDLTNNLSSEIIADEALESQSVCSANRNKIEFDDERSWSDFEEHGRLCAQTPSSEVAIEASPSTDHSAWSEAFFLDKAIKRKIATVKKGEVLAKQSITNSEVTAPPTTDLMLKLFPSLRLKQKGDAYEKPDSKPNMGQGEPTDTARSQLLREKLVELETEIERFRMENASLAKLREEQENSLKNLRKEVANFEQQKAKELTEIEEMKKEETRKLQKERKVFEKYALAARAIPDKKEREEIQALKQQVATLQEDLKRRETKWSTTHMRLRDQIEALTGENRQLREEIKIMERFRLEAWKRESANNRKVDSCGVYSKTTETAHIPTVLQKTQTTSSVPQVEKSSKTNGKNDLPPEGRHSARSRLAAVPNESCLDNPTFTHEDSSKTFMVTSKNFPGNTAVEPSTTATPVYVDSEEEIEREAGHPDGKVEKILKDGSHLIFFPNGTRKEVSCDGKTTTVTFFNGDIKQVLEDQRVIYYYAEAKTTHTTYPTGLEVLHFSNGQIEKYFPDGRKEIVFPDQTIKNIFPDGQEENIFPDGTIIRFQQDGSKTIEFNNGQEELHTAHFKRRKYPDGTTKTVYANGCQETKYASGRVRVKDKDGKVIMDTLPQMTLAC, encoded by the exons ATGGTCACCTCTGCAGATCTCAGTTGGGAAGAAAATTTAGCAGCTCATTGGATGTCCAGTGCTTCTCGGGCTGGAGTCATATTAAATCCTCCTTTCCTTAGTTTGAAAACCACTCGTGCAATCAATGTTGAAAACGACTCGAGTTTTGCAGTTAACTCACTACATAGTTCAAGCAGTGCTTCTCTTACTACAGACTCTCTCCATGGGGAAGAAGTCTTGGAGTCTTGTGAAGAAAAGTTGGATGGGGCTAAAATGCTTTTCCCGCTTTCATTGACTAAGAAGGAATCAATGCTTATGGTTAAAGAAGGTTCAGCCCAGCGTGAAGCCCTGCAACATAATTTTGAATATAGTCGATTGGATGATATGCAGGATGGATGTTGCAATGAGCCACTAACGCAGAAGCTTGAGCAG CTGAAAGGCTTTCAGCAGCTCAAGCAAGAAGAGCTGAAAAGGCAACAAATGGAGCAAATCCAAAGGCTAATGGAAGAGCAACAGAAACTACTTTCTATGGTTTCTGAGCAGCAAGCACACACTGGTG TTGCCGTTACAGAAAATGACATGAGTCAACAGTATAGTCAATCAGCTCGCTTGTCTCCTACGCCTTATTTCCCACCTTGTCGCGTTGGAAATGGTGTTCCCCGGGACCTTGGGTCTTGTGTTTCTCCTGCTGGACAAACGGATTCTCTGCAAATGTTAAACGACCAAATACCAAAAGGAATATCCTCTGCAGATCCTTCCTATGAGAACTGGCCATTAGAAACGCAGAACAAATTGGAAGTTTTAGACCACACTTCCATTTCAG GAGGAAGCAGTAGGTCTCCAGAACCAAATCTGGCAGGAAGTACAGATGGAAGCAATAACAGCAAAAGCCCAGGGAACAGAGAGACATCTAGAAATCTGACCGGACGGAAGTGCTTGGAAACTCTTAATGCAGAGGAAAG GCCTATTCCTACTAGTATTCAAGAGAGAAAACTGACATTTGAAGAATTGCTAGAAGAGCAGATACGATTGGAAGAACAGCGGTTGAGCCAAAAAGGAAATAGAAAG GATGTTGGAAGATCAGCTTGTCAGCAAGCAGTTCCTAAACAGCCCTTTCTAAAACGGGGTGAAGGCTTAACTAGGTTTACTGGCACTAAGTCTAAAGTAGctaagcaaaaagaaaacaaaacagctcTTCATCCCAAAACTTCAGAAGTGAGCAACATGGTTAAAGCTGACAAGCCACAGCTTCACCGGAAAATTGCTCCTTTAAATAAAGAAACTGTTTCTGATAACTCAGTGCTTAAAAAGGGTAACCAGCGTGTTAAATCAAAGAAGGCTTCTGCAATTCTTGCTCAGAAAACAACAATAAACAGGAATTGCGTTGGGAAAGCTATCCCTCTGTCAACAAGACAAAACCCCACTGAAAAGAAACTCGGACCACTGAAGGACTCTCTCGGGacagagaaaaataaagaagATATAATGGAACTTGTGAAGCTGAACGAAGCAGGCAGCAAGTTATCTGGGGAAACTCCTAAGTCACCCACCAAGTCGAGCCGGTCGTTCTCTCATCCCAAACATCATACGGATTGCTCTGAAAAGGACTCAGAGCTGTCATTTGAACTGTCTTTCCAGAAGAAATTAGAAAACTGGGATacagaaaacgaaaaagaaaaaATTGAACTAGATGAATTTTTGTTTCTAGAGCAAGCAGCTGATGAAATATCTTTCACTAGCAATTCCTCACTTATCCTAAAGATCTTGGATCAAGGTCAGCAGATTTCCACAGGCCACAGAATGTCTTCTACTCCTATCAAATCAGGGCCGCCACAGCAAAGGCCTGATGTGCTGGGTGTGGCAGAAGTGAATAAGAGAGAAGAGCTTGCTTCCCAacaagggagcaaggagagggaTAGAGGCCCAGCTGCTGAAGCGCAGGCAACAGTCACATTAAAGGATCATCTAAATAAAATTGATACGAAAATACTTTGGGCTTTCCCCAGCACTCAGTTTCAAGAAGATGACTCTGATGGAAGCAGCGAGGCAACTTCTGACTCAGAGGAAGAATTTGAAACTACCATAAAACCTGCAAGAGAGGAAGCCAAAGCACTTGCTTTGAATAGTAGAGGTGATAGTCCAGAATTCTCTGAGTGCAAAGGACAAGATAAAGGCACAAGCAGGGGTGCCAATCTTGATTTGCGGGAAAAAGATCTTACCAACAACCTATCTAGTGAAATAATTGCTGATGAAGCCCTTGAATCTCAAAGCGTATGCAGTGCAAATAGGAATAAGATTGAGTTTGATGACGAGAGATCGTGGTCTGACTTTGAAGAGCATGGGAGACTGTGTGCTCAAACGCCAAGCAGCGAAGTGGCTATCGAAGCTTCTCCATCCACTGATCATTCTGCTTGGAGTGAGGCGTTCTTCCTGGATAAGGCGATAAAGAGGAAGATTGCTACAGTGAAGAAGGGGGAAGTTTTGGCTAAGCAGAGTATCACAAATAGCGAGGTAACGGCACCTCCTACAACAGATCTGATGCTGAAGCTCTTCCCTTCCCTGAGGCTCAAGCAGAAGGGCGATGCATATGAAAAGCCTGATAGTAAACCCAACATGGGCCAGGGAGAACCCACAG ACACTGCTCGATCCCAGCTTTTGAGAGAGAAGCTTGTTGAATTGGAAACAGAAATTGAAAGGTTCAGGATGGAAAATGCATCCCTAGCAAAACTTCGAGAAGAACAAGAGAATTCTTTGAAAAACCTCAG GAAAGAAGTTGCCAATTTTGAACAACAGAAAGCAAAGGAACTGACTGAAATAGAAGAAATGAAAAAAGAGGAAACAAGAAAACTGCAAAAAGAACGTAAAGTTTTTGAGAAGTATGCACTGGCAGCCAGAGCCATTCCAGATAAAAAAGAGCGTGAAGAAATTCAG GCTCTGAAACAGCAGGTTGCAACCTTGCAGGAAGATTTAAAACGGAGAGAAACAAAATGGTCAACCACCCACATGCGTCTTAGAGACCAGATAGAAGCATTAACCGGAGAGAATAGGCAGCTACGAGAAGAGATCAAAATTATGGAAAGATTTCGTTTAGAAGCCTGGAAGAGGGAATCTGCAAACAATAGGAAAGTTGACAGCTGTGGGGTCTATTCAAAAACAACAGAGACTGCA CATATACCAACCGTATTGCAAAAAACTCAGACTACATCTTCAGTTCCTCAAGTGGAGAAGAGCAGCAAAACAAATGGGAAAAATGATTTGCCTCCGGAAG GCAGGCACTCTGCAAGATCTAGATTAGCAGCTGTACCTAATGAGAGTTGCTTGGACAACCCAACATTTACCCATGAAGACTCTTCTAAGACCTTTATGGTAACAAGTAAA aattttcctggCAATACAGCTGTTGAACCCTCAACAACAGCAACTCCCGTCTACGTAGATTCTGAagaagaaatagaaagagaagccGGTCATCCTGATGGAAAG gttgAAAAGATTTTGAAGGATGGTAGCCACCTTATTTTCTTCCCTAATGGTACACggaaagaagtgagctgtgatggCAAGACCACCACTGTAACCTTCTTCAATGGGGATATAAAACAAGTTCTAGAAGACCAAAGAGTG ATATACTATTATGCTGAGGCGAAAACTACCCACACCACCTACCCCACTGGTTTAGAGGTCCTACACTTCTCAAATGGCCAAATAG AAAAGTACTTTCCAGATGGAAGGAAGGAGATTGTGTTCCCTGACCAAACTATAAAAAACATATTCCCAGACGGTCAAGAAGAAAACATTTTTCCTGATGGCACCATTATCCGTTTTCAGCA